The following coding sequences lie in one Treponema sp. OMZ 790 genomic window:
- a CDS encoding aspartate ammonia-lyase translates to MRREHDLLGELDIPEDAYYGIQTFRSVENFKITGLKICDFPDFIKGLAYTKQAAAEANHELGYLSDEVYKAMIQACKEVAEGKFDKEFVVDMIQGGAGTSTNMNANEVIANRANEILGKAKGSYSPCHPNNHVNFAQSTNDAYPTAAKLGISLNTPALIDELKALISSFRKKAEELGDNIKMGRTQLQDAVPMTLGQEFESYAASLESEISQIQFARENLHTINMGATAIGTGINSDPNYTPKVTAHLAKISGLDLKAAKNMIAATNDTSDFVTYSSQLKRLSAKLSKICSDLRLLSSGPRTGLYDISLPPMQPGSSIMPGKVNPVIPEVVNQVCYRVIGNDTAVILAAESAQLELNVFEPVMIYSIFESIKLLINAMKTLRERCVTGIVGNYEHCKESVHRSIGLVTALNPVIGYEASSDIAKTALRDNRSVYELVLERGLLSKEKLDEVLKPENMTKPRKL, encoded by the coding sequence ATGCGAAGGGAACATGACTTACTCGGAGAGTTGGATATTCCGGAAGATGCTTATTACGGCATTCAGACTTTCCGAAGTGTTGAGAATTTTAAAATTACAGGTTTAAAAATCTGCGATTTTCCCGATTTTATTAAAGGGCTTGCTTATACAAAGCAGGCAGCAGCCGAAGCCAACCATGAACTCGGCTATTTGAGCGATGAAGTTTACAAGGCTATGATTCAGGCTTGTAAAGAAGTTGCCGAAGGTAAATTCGACAAGGAATTTGTGGTCGATATGATTCAAGGCGGAGCGGGAACTTCTACCAATATGAATGCAAACGAAGTTATCGCCAACCGTGCAAACGAAATTTTAGGAAAGGCTAAGGGTTCTTATTCTCCATGCCATCCCAATAATCATGTAAACTTTGCCCAATCAACAAACGATGCCTATCCTACAGCTGCCAAGCTCGGCATCTCTCTAAATACACCGGCTCTTATCGATGAGCTTAAAGCCCTCATTTCTTCTTTTAGAAAAAAGGCCGAAGAACTCGGCGATAACATAAAGATGGGAAGAACTCAGCTTCAAGATGCCGTACCCATGACCCTCGGACAAGAATTTGAATCCTATGCCGCCTCTTTGGAAAGCGAGATTTCTCAGATTCAATTTGCAAGGGAAAATCTTCACACCATAAACATGGGAGCTACTGCTATCGGAACAGGTATCAACTCGGATCCTAACTATACGCCGAAAGTAACCGCTCACTTGGCAAAGATTTCGGGGCTTGACTTAAAGGCTGCAAAGAATATGATTGCTGCCACAAACGACACCTCCGACTTTGTAACTTATTCTTCACAATTAAAACGCCTTTCTGCAAAGCTTTCAAAGATATGCAGCGACTTACGCCTTCTTTCTTCAGGCCCCAGAACAGGGCTTTACGATATAAGCCTTCCTCCGATGCAGCCCGGTTCTTCTATCATGCCCGGAAAGGTAAACCCCGTTATCCCCGAAGTTGTAAATCAGGTTTGCTACAGGGTTATCGGAAACGACACAGCCGTTATTCTGGCTGCAGAATCGGCACAGCTCGAGCTCAACGTTTTTGAGCCGGTTATGATTTATTCTATCTTCGAGTCTATTAAGCTTCTTATAAACGCTATGAAAACCTTGAGAGAAAGATGCGTTACAGGCATTGTAGGAAACTATGAGCATTGTAAGGAGAGCGTTCACCGAAGCATTGGCTTGGTTACGGCCTTAAACCCCGTCATCGGCTATGAAGCTTCCTCCGATATTGCAAAGACAGCCTTGCGCGACAACCGCAGCGTTTACGAGCTTGTTTTGGAAAGAGGACTCCTTTCAAAAGAAAAATTGGACGAGGTTTTAAAACCCGAAAACATGACAAAGCCCAGAAAGCTTTAG
- a CDS encoding penicillin-binding protein translates to MEVDSFISRGRFLFFIAVIIIFTGLLIFQFAKYMIMKEPAVITPKISTERGTIYDRNKKILAVQTTVYNLYADKSLMKNPAEAAKVLSPILMQSESELLEKIQDSKSNFLYLKKRMSESERDLVKTVIDENKLSGLRFESVFNRTYPENTLASTVVGFLGDDGRGKTGVEYSLQNILSPPPETKGYTGKGYDVYLSIDGNIQYMLEKIISKTMEETKAESAIFLAVDAKTGEILAYVNSPSASLANFIESTPEERLDRPANYVYEPGSVFKIFSMAAFLELGSTKDGQVYDCNALFEFNRSNVKPITCLRPHGRVSPRDVIRLSCNDATAQIADITEKNAFYEKIKLFGFGSKTNIELPGETAGLISPPQNWSVRTKHTIAIGQEVGVSALQLVEAATAFTNKGSTLRLSLISKIADKEGNIVYLHRPSILNKVISEKNAALLLSYMITGSIEGIAWRASINGVPIAVKTGTAQMANKKGGGYSKTDFISSCIGIFPADDPKIILYTAVIKPVGQIYGSIIAAPLISEASNEIIDYLGLARENAPTIEHTGRIPISENKPVVLKDKMPDLKGVPKKLLLELLLQKDFSVKITGDGYVVSQYPPPGTPIKKGMKIELNLE, encoded by the coding sequence ATGGAAGTAGATAGTTTTATTTCAAGAGGCCGGTTTTTATTTTTTATAGCCGTTATAATAATTTTCACTGGTTTGCTCATATTTCAGTTTGCAAAATATATGATAATGAAAGAACCTGCCGTTATTACTCCTAAAATTTCGACCGAACGCGGTACAATATACGACAGGAATAAAAAGATTCTTGCAGTTCAAACAACTGTCTACAATCTCTATGCCGATAAAAGCCTTATGAAAAACCCGGCCGAGGCTGCAAAAGTTTTATCGCCCATTTTGATGCAAAGCGAATCCGAACTATTGGAAAAAATACAGGATTCCAAATCCAACTTTCTATATTTAAAAAAAAGAATGAGCGAGAGCGAAAGAGATTTGGTAAAGACCGTTATAGATGAAAATAAATTGAGCGGCCTAAGATTTGAATCGGTTTTTAACCGAACCTATCCCGAAAATACCTTAGCTTCGACTGTTGTAGGTTTTTTGGGTGATGACGGGAGGGGAAAAACCGGAGTCGAATATTCCCTTCAAAATATTCTTTCTCCTCCGCCTGAAACAAAGGGGTATACGGGAAAAGGATATGACGTTTATTTGAGCATAGACGGAAACATTCAGTACATGCTCGAAAAAATCATCTCCAAGACAATGGAAGAAACAAAGGCCGAATCTGCAATTTTCCTTGCAGTTGATGCAAAGACCGGTGAAATACTTGCCTATGTAAATTCTCCTTCTGCTTCCCTTGCAAATTTTATCGAAAGCACCCCCGAAGAACGTCTCGACCGCCCTGCAAACTATGTTTATGAGCCGGGCTCGGTTTTTAAGATATTTTCGATGGCTGCCTTTTTGGAATTAGGCTCTACCAAGGATGGGCAAGTATATGATTGTAATGCCCTTTTCGAATTTAACAGATCCAATGTAAAACCCATAACTTGTTTAAGACCTCACGGCAGGGTAAGCCCCAGAGATGTGATAAGGCTTTCATGCAATGATGCAACGGCTCAGATTGCCGATATTACCGAGAAAAATGCCTTTTACGAAAAGATTAAACTTTTCGGCTTCGGCTCTAAAACTAATATTGAACTTCCGGGCGAAACTGCAGGCCTTATTTCTCCGCCTCAAAATTGGTCTGTCCGCACAAAGCATACAATTGCTATTGGGCAGGAAGTAGGCGTTTCGGCTCTGCAATTGGTTGAAGCTGCAACAGCCTTTACAAATAAAGGTTCCACCCTCAGGCTTTCTCTTATTTCTAAGATTGCCGACAAGGAAGGAAACATTGTTTATCTGCATAGACCTTCAATCTTAAATAAGGTTATATCCGAAAAAAATGCAGCATTGCTTTTAAGTTATATGATTACAGGGTCGATTGAAGGTATAGCTTGGCGGGCTTCAATAAACGGTGTTCCGATTGCGGTAAAAACAGGAACTGCCCAGATGGCAAACAAAAAAGGCGGCGGTTACAGCAAAACCGATTTTATTTCAAGCTGTATAGGAATTTTCCCGGCTGATGATCCTAAAATTATTTTATATACGGCTGTCATAAAACCTGTGGGGCAGATATACGGTTCGATAATTGCGGCTCCTTTAATTTCAGAGGCTTCCAACGAAATTATAGATTATCTGGGACTTGCCCGTGAAAATGCTCCGACCATTGAGCATACAGGCCGTATTCCCATAAGCGAAAATAAACCTGTTG
- a CDS encoding YifB family Mg chelatase-like AAA ATPase has translation MEILSFSSFGYEGELIKVEADLRRGLPVIDIVGLPGSAVKEARDRMRAAIRNSGLEFPLNRILINLSPADQKKEGSGFDLPIAIAVLTAKEAAKNSDISKEEAQTIIPKDEGRAEKSVMIMGELELSGRVRPVRGLIGAISAARSQGIKYFIVPKENEAEALIEEGISVFGVSDLIEALEFFYQIENGNLAAKPNCFKKKNSPDTGAVPLFVWSDEDNDSYNFDFQKDEKKGLGLVRGFEDIRGQDGLIRALEIAAAGGHNLIAYGPPGCGKTLSLSRFHLLLPDMDEKTAMETTRIYSIAGLLPQSAPNSRLLKRPPFRMPSQNASMEGIIGGAGKCMPGEVSLAHGGVLFLDEAAQFKASVLQSLRSPLETGSVTLSRAGRSSTFPARFQLLLAVNPCPCGNFGAMGKICTCLPYEIEKYWKKLTAPLLDRIDIRVPVLPPKPENILAEAKYSTKTMRQKIKNAKLIQWERLTFVNKEKKVQNTVYENAKLSPQETAEVCKMSSEAERFFSAIVEAKKLSGRGSHALLKISRTIADIESSETISLAHIEEAAALRQWIKYLPDFL, from the coding sequence ATGGAAATTTTAAGTTTTTCGTCATTCGGATATGAAGGAGAATTGATTAAGGTTGAGGCAGATTTAAGGCGGGGCTTGCCGGTTATCGACATAGTGGGGCTCCCCGGTTCTGCCGTAAAGGAAGCAAGGGATAGGATGAGGGCGGCCATCAGAAATTCGGGGCTTGAATTCCCTTTAAACAGGATCTTGATAAATTTAAGCCCTGCCGATCAAAAAAAAGAAGGGAGCGGCTTCGATCTTCCTATTGCAATAGCCGTCTTAACTGCAAAAGAGGCAGCCAAAAATTCGGACATCTCTAAAGAAGAAGCTCAAACCATCATTCCGAAAGATGAAGGCCGGGCCGAAAAATCCGTGATGATAATGGGGGAACTGGAACTTTCAGGCAGGGTAAGGCCTGTGCGCGGACTCATAGGAGCTATCTCGGCAGCCCGCTCGCAGGGCATCAAATACTTTATAGTTCCGAAAGAAAACGAAGCCGAGGCCCTCATCGAAGAAGGCATCAGCGTATTCGGAGTGTCAGACCTAATCGAAGCCCTGGAATTTTTTTACCAAATAGAAAACGGAAATCTTGCAGCAAAGCCTAACTGCTTCAAAAAGAAAAACAGCCCCGATACAGGGGCTGTCCCTCTTTTTGTATGGAGCGATGAAGATAACGATTCATACAATTTCGATTTTCAAAAAGACGAAAAAAAAGGACTCGGCTTGGTCAGGGGCTTTGAAGATATCCGCGGTCAGGACGGTCTAATCCGTGCACTCGAAATAGCGGCGGCAGGAGGGCACAACCTCATAGCCTACGGGCCTCCCGGCTGCGGGAAGACTCTATCTCTAAGCCGCTTTCACCTCCTTCTCCCCGACATGGACGAAAAAACGGCAATGGAAACAACCCGCATTTACAGCATCGCAGGGCTTTTGCCCCAATCGGCGCCGAACTCCCGTCTTTTAAAAAGACCGCCCTTTAGAATGCCCTCCCAAAATGCAAGCATGGAAGGCATCATCGGAGGCGCCGGAAAATGTATGCCTGGAGAGGTATCCCTCGCCCACGGCGGAGTTCTTTTTTTGGATGAGGCGGCTCAGTTTAAGGCAAGCGTTTTGCAAAGCCTCCGCTCTCCATTGGAAACGGGAAGCGTAACCTTGAGCCGTGCAGGAAGATCAAGCACCTTCCCTGCCCGCTTTCAGCTTCTCCTTGCCGTCAATCCCTGCCCCTGCGGCAACTTCGGAGCAATGGGAAAAATCTGTACCTGCCTTCCCTACGAAATCGAAAAATATTGGAAAAAACTCACCGCTCCCCTCTTGGACAGAATCGACATAAGGGTTCCCGTCCTCCCGCCCAAACCTGAAAATATTTTGGCAGAGGCAAAATACTCAACCAAAACGATGAGGCAAAAAATAAAGAACGCAAAGCTCATTCAATGGGAAAGATTAACATTCGTAAATAAGGAGAAAAAAGTGCAAAACACAGTTTATGAAAATGCAAAACTTTCACCCCAAGAAACGGCAGAAGTTTGCAAAATGAGCAGCGAAGCGGAACGCTTTTTTTCTGCAATCGTAGAAGCAAAAAAACTTTCAGGCCGAGGAAGCCACGCCCTCTTAAAAATATCCCGCACAATAGCCGACATCGAATCAAGCGAAACCATTTCCTTGGCCCATATCGAAGAGGCGGCAGCATTGAGACAGTGGATAAAATATCTTCCCGATTTTTTGTAA
- the lepB gene encoding signal peptidase I produces MLKNYKRNPFYFICLIIFLVLVKGFVLDIKRVSGPSMEPALKDGDYVLIFKAAYGIKHPLKNKYLLRWALPKVEDVIVYRKYGGFTVKRCLGISHEPIEFSKKLGYNYAYSMKVSGKDIPLTGVQFRNLGGMTFKERYLIPEGSVLALGDNLKESRDSRDYGFVLVDGIYGKVFIWK; encoded by the coding sequence GTGCTTAAAAATTATAAAAGAAACCCCTTTTATTTTATTTGTCTTATAATTTTTCTTGTTTTGGTTAAAGGTTTTGTTCTTGATATAAAGCGTGTTTCAGGACCTTCTATGGAACCTGCTTTAAAAGACGGGGATTATGTGCTTATCTTTAAGGCTGCCTACGGTATAAAGCATCCTTTAAAGAATAAGTACCTTCTACGATGGGCTTTGCCTAAGGTTGAGGATGTAATTGTTTACCGAAAATACGGCGGATTTACGGTAAAAAGGTGTCTAGGAATTTCGCATGAACCTATAGAATTTTCTAAAAAATTAGGGTACAATTATGCTTATTCGATGAAGGTTTCCGGAAAAGATATTCCCTTGACAGGGGTACAATTCCGTAATTTAGGCGGTATGACTTTTAAAGAAAGGTATTTAATTCCGGAAGGTTCGGTTTTAGCCTTAGGGGACAACCTTAAAGAGTCCCGCGATTCCAGAGATTACGGATTTGTTCTTGTTGACGGTATTTACGGTAAGGTTTTTATATGGAAGTAG
- a CDS encoding OmpA family protein, translated as MINIQPAENWRIIMRHHFTKKFFLICIILISCLSLLLGQENLSGGKIVITERADYSVYVDGKYAGLTSRETRLYMSETKLDTGDAYLYEGEAFVLQKTRKDGHKAALPIDSILPISFKFIPEQDEEDIENPYQPQIFTEDEGYPLLRNFPILPEKAFTPEDIGKTWEGKCTVSVKPKPEKAAVRIPVNAGFKYKGKTIFNGKSVHHVEAAFGLLYKGTDILGDEELIRSEGGRKADIYLDDTKRPIFIREKIDEEFFYSGGKKIKHRGFLLHFYSYTGIALVTNTPAQEAHKQDRSSNGGKAEIKPNKDFEVSKTKRGTMLRLKNLQFEPDRAVLLKGEEAKLDEIAKILKESDGSFFFVEGHTADVGRPEEEKILSQERAKTIIEKLTEKGISAEKFIYQGAGGTRPLATNSTEEGRAQNRRVEITIID; from the coding sequence ATGATAAATATTCAACCGGCCGAAAATTGGCGTATAATTATGAGACACCACTTCACAAAAAAATTCTTCTTAATTTGTATAATTTTGATTTCTTGTTTAAGCCTTCTTTTGGGTCAAGAAAATTTATCCGGAGGAAAAATAGTAATTACTGAAAGAGCCGATTACTCCGTTTATGTTGACGGAAAATATGCAGGGCTTACTTCCAGAGAAACGCGCCTTTACATGAGCGAAACAAAACTCGATACCGGAGACGCTTATCTTTACGAAGGAGAAGCCTTTGTGCTTCAAAAAACCCGAAAAGACGGACATAAGGCGGCTTTACCTATAGATTCAATCTTACCTATTTCTTTTAAATTTATTCCGGAACAAGATGAGGAAGATATAGAAAATCCTTACCAGCCCCAAATTTTTACGGAAGATGAGGGCTATCCCCTTTTAAGAAATTTTCCTATTTTGCCAGAAAAAGCCTTTACTCCGGAGGATATCGGAAAAACATGGGAAGGAAAATGCACTGTTAGCGTAAAACCCAAACCTGAAAAAGCCGCGGTGCGCATCCCCGTAAACGCAGGGTTTAAATATAAGGGAAAAACTATTTTTAACGGTAAAAGCGTTCATCATGTAGAAGCAGCCTTCGGCCTCCTATATAAGGGCACCGATATACTCGGCGATGAAGAACTTATAAGATCGGAAGGCGGAAGAAAGGCTGACATCTATCTTGACGATACAAAGAGGCCTATTTTTATACGCGAAAAAATAGATGAAGAGTTTTTTTATTCCGGCGGAAAAAAAATAAAACACCGCGGTTTTTTGCTTCATTTTTATTCTTACACGGGCATAGCGCTTGTAACAAACACACCTGCTCAAGAGGCTCATAAACAAGACCGCAGCTCTAACGGAGGCAAAGCTGAAATCAAACCCAATAAGGATTTTGAGGTAAGCAAAACAAAACGGGGCACAATGTTGAGGCTTAAAAATCTTCAATTTGAACCTGATAGAGCGGTTCTTTTAAAAGGAGAAGAAGCGAAGCTTGACGAGATTGCAAAAATTCTAAAAGAGTCTGACGGCAGCTTCTTTTTTGTGGAAGGACACACAGCCGATGTCGGCAGACCTGAAGAAGAAAAAATTCTATCCCAAGAAAGGGCTAAAACCATAATCGAAAAACTTACAGAAAAGGGAATATCGGCTGAAAAGTTTATTTATCAAGGTGCCGGCGGAACAAGGCCTCTTGCCACGAACAGCACCGAAGAAGGACGCGCCCAAAATAGACGCGTCGAAATAACGATTATAGACTAA
- a CDS encoding helicase HerA-like domain-containing protein: protein MEKGIFIGLGECRVELLANRANRHGLIAGATGTGKTITLKVIAEAFSDMGVPVFLPDVKGDLCSFAEKGEANEKINERLSLLGLSEFEFKSYPIRLWSILKETGHPIRTTISEMGPLLLSKLLNLNEVQVGVLNIAFRIADEEGLLLLDIKDLKSILVYIGENSQDLKLKYGNISASSIGAIQRALLILEGEGAGNFFAEPALEIADFFKLTSEGRGYINVLNAASLYQRPNLYSTFLLWFLSELYENLPEAGDTEKPKIVFFFDEAHLLFNNLSSALIEKIETMIRLIRSKGVAVFFVTQNPADLPETILSQLGNKFQHALRAFTPKDQKAIKLSAETFRPNPKFDTAKVLTELKTGEALVSLLQEDGSPSVTQRVLIAPPRSKIGTVGEVKLKAIVEASPLLYKYKNIIDRESAYEILMEQFEEKKLVAERELEEKRLSKEAAAKAKEEAALIRAENARIRAENARRRLEEAQNRKQKTEAGRLGRVLVDSMTRTVGREITRGIFGSIKKMFK, encoded by the coding sequence ATGGAAAAAGGAATTTTTATAGGACTGGGAGAGTGCAGGGTAGAGCTTTTGGCTAATCGTGCAAATAGGCACGGTCTCATTGCCGGGGCTACGGGAACGGGGAAGACTATTACCTTAAAAGTTATTGCTGAGGCCTTCAGCGATATGGGAGTTCCCGTTTTTTTACCCGATGTAAAGGGAGACTTGTGCAGCTTTGCCGAAAAGGGCGAAGCTAACGAAAAAATAAACGAAAGGTTAAGTCTTTTAGGGCTTTCGGAATTCGAGTTTAAATCCTATCCTATACGCCTTTGGAGTATCTTAAAAGAAACCGGTCATCCCATACGTACGACCATATCTGAGATGGGGCCTCTTCTTTTGTCAAAGCTTTTAAACTTAAACGAGGTTCAAGTAGGTGTTCTAAACATTGCCTTTAGAATAGCAGACGAAGAAGGCCTTCTCCTTTTGGACATAAAAGACTTAAAGTCGATCTTGGTTTATATAGGCGAAAACAGCCAAGACTTAAAGCTTAAATACGGCAATATTTCTGCTTCATCCATAGGAGCAATCCAAAGGGCCCTTCTCATTTTGGAAGGGGAGGGAGCCGGCAATTTTTTTGCAGAACCTGCTTTGGAAATCGCCGATTTTTTTAAGCTTACCTCAGAAGGCAGGGGCTATATAAATGTTTTAAATGCTGCAAGTCTCTATCAAAGACCCAATCTTTATTCGACCTTTTTGCTTTGGTTTTTGTCCGAGCTTTACGAAAACCTCCCCGAAGCGGGAGATACCGAAAAACCTAAAATCGTTTTCTTTTTTGATGAGGCCCACCTTCTTTTTAATAATCTGTCTTCGGCCCTCATCGAAAAGATAGAAACCATGATAAGGCTCATCCGCTCAAAGGGCGTTGCAGTTTTTTTTGTTACGCAAAATCCTGCCGATTTACCCGAAACCATTTTAAGCCAGCTGGGAAATAAATTTCAACATGCTCTTAGGGCCTTTACGCCAAAAGACCAAAAGGCTATAAAACTTTCTGCCGAAACATTTAGGCCTAATCCCAAATTCGATACAGCTAAGGTACTGACAGAGCTTAAAACGGGCGAAGCCCTTGTTTCTCTTCTGCAGGAGGACGGAAGCCCATCTGTAACCCAAAGGGTTTTAATTGCTCCTCCAAGAAGTAAGATAGGCACTGTGGGAGAAGTAAAACTTAAAGCTATTGTCGAAGCCTCTCCTCTTTTATATAAATACAAGAATATAATCGACAGAGAATCGGCCTACGAAATTCTCATGGAGCAATTTGAAGAAAAAAAATTGGTTGCCGAAAGAGAGCTTGAAGAAAAGCGTCTTTCCAAGGAAGCCGCTGCAAAGGCAAAAGAAGAGGCTGCCTTAATCAGAGCCGAGAACGCTCGAATACGCGCGGAAAATGCAAGACGCCGTTTGGAAGAAGCACAAAACCGAAAACAAAAAACTGAGGCCGGGCGTTTGGGCCGGGTTCTGGTGGACAGTATGACCCGCACTGTAGGCCGCGAAATTACGCGAGGAATTTTCGGTTCGATAAAAAAAATGTTTAAGTAG